The Pedobacter roseus genome contains a region encoding:
- a CDS encoding SusD/RagB family nutrient-binding outer membrane lipoprotein, translating into MYTQKYKAVLAFLLGAVALTSCTKDFQEINTDPEASATVQPAFVFTKALYDGAKNNLNLLLGTMQYTTSFNDVAGFGSKYVSSQSQQSSGVFGAAYYQEINELALVINAVGQNPDQVNLLASARIWRAYCYSRITDLYGDIPYSEAVKGYTEANYKPAYDAQKNIYADMLKELDEAAKSFNPAKTNFGAADLIYAGNNDKWKKFAYSLMLRLGMRMTKVDPVLAETWVKKAIAGGVITDDADIAKINYLNAGQDINKNPIALKLYNDDYIKADGNSNTEGGKYQEPFITYLKNNKDPRLAILSVVYVNGAPDTSSAIQKGMPATLSAKPTNFVTYSEPNQKTVLLLSGAKLLFTTAESNFLLAEASLRGWYTGDASTLYEAGIKSAMKQWAIIAPGDGAISDLQINTYIKYHKLNAAGTFDQKMAQIYTEFWLAAFPDAQEAFASYRRTGYPALVPVVYVGNATGGKIFRRMLYPLTEQNLNKASYNAAVARQGADDFMTRIWWDKL; encoded by the coding sequence ATGTACACTCAAAAATATAAAGCCGTTTTAGCCTTTTTGCTAGGAGCTGTTGCCCTCACTTCCTGTACCAAAGATTTTCAGGAAATCAATACCGATCCAGAGGCTTCGGCAACGGTTCAGCCCGCATTTGTTTTTACCAAAGCACTATACGATGGTGCTAAAAACAACCTCAATTTATTGCTTGGTACCATGCAATATACCACGAGTTTTAACGATGTAGCTGGTTTTGGATCGAAATATGTATCCAGCCAGAGCCAGCAATCGAGCGGAGTATTCGGTGCAGCCTATTATCAGGAAATCAATGAGCTGGCATTGGTTATTAATGCGGTGGGTCAAAATCCCGATCAGGTTAACCTACTGGCTTCGGCGAGGATATGGAGAGCCTATTGCTACAGCAGGATTACCGATCTGTACGGCGATATACCTTACAGCGAGGCGGTTAAAGGTTATACTGAGGCCAATTATAAACCTGCTTACGATGCGCAAAAAAACATTTACGCCGATATGTTAAAAGAGCTGGACGAAGCCGCTAAAAGCTTTAATCCGGCCAAGACAAACTTTGGGGCTGCAGATTTAATTTACGCCGGTAATAACGATAAGTGGAAAAAGTTTGCTTATTCGCTGATGCTCCGGTTGGGGATGCGTATGACAAAGGTTGATCCGGTACTTGCCGAAACCTGGGTTAAAAAAGCAATTGCTGGTGGAGTAATTACCGATGATGCTGATATTGCGAAAATCAATTATTTAAACGCCGGGCAGGACATCAACAAAAACCCGATTGCACTTAAACTGTATAACGATGATTATATCAAGGCCGATGGAAACAGCAATACAGAAGGAGGGAAATACCAGGAACCTTTTATTACCTACCTGAAAAACAATAAAGATCCAAGGCTGGCCATTCTTTCTGTGGTATATGTTAACGGTGCGCCCGATACCTCATCGGCCATCCAGAAAGGAATGCCTGCAACTTTGAGTGCAAAGCCCACTAATTTTGTTACCTATTCAGAGCCGAATCAAAAAACGGTTCTCCTGCTTTCGGGTGCCAAACTGCTGTTTACCACAGCCGAAAGCAATTTTCTGCTGGCAGAGGCTTCGTTAAGAGGCTGGTACACCGGAGACGCTTCAACATTATATGAGGCAGGCATTAAATCGGCCATGAAACAATGGGCCATTATTGCACCTGGCGACGGGGCGATTTCAGATCTGCAGATCAATACCTACATTAAATACCATAAGCTAAATGCAGCAGGTACTTTTGATCAAAAAATGGCACAAATTTATACTGAGTTCTGGTTAGCCGCTTTTCCGGATGCGCAGGAGGCATTTGCCAGCTACAGAAGAACAGGTTATCCCGCTTTGGTACCAGTTGTGTATGTAGGAAATGCAACCGGAGGCAAAATTTTTCGTAGAATGTTGTACCCGCTTACCGAGCAGAATTTAAACAAAGCATCTTACAATGCAGCAGTGGCCAGACAGGGTGCTGATGATTTCATGACCCGTATCTGGTGGGATAAACTTTAA
- a CDS encoding alpha-L-fucosidase has protein sequence MIKKILFLWLLASGSAAFAQKNDVVEDETSSGYNLNKPEREEWLKNTGAGLFIHFNVDAQLGIVISHSLVGASDDFTERYFNELPKTFNPSSFNPREIAELAKLAGMKYIVFTTKHHAGFCFWDTKTTDFNITKTPYKKDLLKEFVAATRAAGLDVGFYFSPEDFYFLHQHQIPISRNVTNLSAEVKKEYAEYNRKQTEELMRNYGKIDVLFIDGDPKETVKETAWKLQPDILITRGAILTPEQTLPGAKITQPWLSPITMGTAWQYQPTNDRYKSGSQLIQLLIEARSKGGSLLLNVGPKANGALADEQENRLREMAGWYFINNESMDGTRSWVVSKEDNIYYTYKAPGTLYAFVMDADKWKEAERKTFLLLSVKSTDSTKISVLGQNSKIIEYKPDLDVSSRFKQFKQGIEVSVVKAQRIYDDHRWPNPVVIKIENIKPVFAEAAILQTGLFRNAAQGMLLKGKVLNYTTTRPEQAGFYYRPYRGQVETLYADDWKKTETVKINTDGSYEVLLKNLKKDTAYEYKSFAIQENVSIEGESKIIPILH, from the coding sequence ATGATAAAAAAAATACTTTTTCTTTGGCTTTTAGCCTCAGGCAGTGCGGCTTTTGCCCAAAAAAACGATGTGGTGGAAGATGAAACCTCCAGCGGTTACAACCTCAATAAACCTGAAAGGGAAGAGTGGCTAAAAAATACCGGGGCAGGCCTGTTTATCCATTTTAACGTAGATGCGCAGTTAGGCATTGTAATCAGTCATTCGCTGGTGGGTGCTTCTGATGATTTTACCGAACGCTATTTTAATGAGCTGCCTAAAACCTTTAATCCATCATCTTTCAATCCCCGCGAAATAGCGGAGCTGGCAAAACTGGCAGGCATGAAATACATCGTTTTTACAACCAAGCACCATGCGGGATTCTGTTTCTGGGATACTAAAACAACTGATTTTAACATCACCAAAACCCCTTATAAAAAGGATTTACTGAAAGAATTTGTAGCAGCCACGAGGGCCGCCGGACTGGATGTTGGTTTTTACTTTTCTCCTGAAGATTTTTATTTCCTGCATCAACACCAGATTCCCATCAGCAGGAATGTAACCAACCTTAGTGCGGAGGTTAAAAAGGAATATGCCGAGTATAACCGCAAACAAACCGAAGAACTGATGCGCAATTACGGTAAAATTGATGTGTTGTTTATCGACGGCGATCCAAAGGAAACCGTTAAAGAAACAGCCTGGAAATTACAGCCTGATATTTTAATTACACGAGGTGCCATTTTAACGCCTGAGCAAACACTGCCCGGTGCCAAAATTACCCAACCCTGGCTCTCGCCGATTACCATGGGAACAGCCTGGCAATACCAGCCAACAAACGACCGTTATAAATCGGGCAGTCAACTCATTCAGTTATTGATCGAAGCACGTTCGAAAGGTGGCTCGCTTCTGCTCAATGTTGGGCCTAAAGCAAATGGTGCCCTGGCCGATGAACAGGAAAACCGTTTGAGGGAAATGGCTGGCTGGTATTTTATCAATAACGAAAGTATGGATGGTACACGCAGCTGGGTGGTAAGTAAAGAAGATAATATCTATTATACCTACAAAGCCCCCGGCACTTTATATGCATTTGTGATGGATGCAGATAAATGGAAGGAGGCCGAACGTAAAACTTTTCTGCTGCTTTCGGTAAAGTCAACCGATAGCACGAAAATCAGTGTACTTGGGCAGAACAGTAAAATTATTGAATACAAACCCGATTTAGATGTTTCATCACGCTTTAAACAGTTTAAACAAGGTATAGAAGTTTCGGTGGTAAAGGCCCAAAGGATTTATGATGACCACCGCTGGCCAAATCCGGTTGTCATTAAAATAGAAAATATCAAACCAGTATTTGCTGAGGCTGCTATTTTACAAACCGGGTTATTCAGGAATGCAGCACAGGGTATGTTGCTGAAAGGAAAAGTATTAAACTATACCACCACCAGGCCTGAGCAGGCAGGATTTTATTACCGTCCTTATCGCGGACAAGTGGAAACACTTTACGCTGATGACTGGAAAAAAACAGAAACTGTTAAGATAAATACCGATGGCAGTTACGAAGTTTTATTGAAGAACCTTAAAAAAGATACGGCTTACGAATATAAAAGTTTTGCCATTCAGGAAAATGTAAGCATAGAAGGTGAAAGCAAAATAATCCCTATTTTGCATTAA